From the Argopecten irradians isolate NY unplaced genomic scaffold, Ai_NY scaffold_0017, whole genome shotgun sequence genome, one window contains:
- the LOC138311317 gene encoding uncharacterized protein, with product MFMHTEILLTIRTHFASIRDMESFTALFIAMELIFHCVSKAFVRGKAVSFRGLSLVSRAATSLAVAVSQRLSLSEAVVVYFTASFDCRGEDSPSLADDEPATPPTPAPVSVRRSGRVRRAPAWHKDYVM from the exons AGATACTCTTGACCATACGCACGCATTTTGCATCGATCCGAGATATGGAGTCTTTCACCGCCCTTTTCATCGCCATGGAATTGATTTTCCACTGCGTAAGCAAGGCTTTTGTTCGCGGAAAG GCTGTGTCCTTCCGTGGCCTGAGCCTGGTGAGCCGAGCAGCAACGTCGCTTGCTGTTGCGGTTAGCCAACGTCTGTCTCTGTCGGAGGCCGTG GTTGTGTACTTCACCGCTTCGTTTGACTGCAGAGGAGAGGATAGCCCTAGCCTTGCAGACGATGAGCCAGCTACACCACCCACTCCAGCCCCTGTGTCCGTCCGTAGGTCTGGCCGTGTGAGGAGGGCACCAGCCTGGCACAAGGATTACGTAATGTGA